In Euphorbia lathyris chromosome 2, ddEupLath1.1, whole genome shotgun sequence, the sequence AGGAATGGAACGTTCAGCCCGTCAAGTGTCCGGTCACCGTATGCGGCGATATTCATGGCCAGTTCTACGATCTTCTCGAACTCTTTAGGATAGGAGGGAATTCTCCTGACACCAATTATCTCTTCATGGGCGACTATGTAGGTCTGTTTTCAATTCGTTTTTTAGACTTAGATGTGTTTAAATTTTAGATTTCGAATTGTGGATTTAGATTTTGGATTTGGATGTAGATATGTTTCTAGTAGAAAAGAAAAGTTGGACTGTTGTTCGGTCTTTGTTTATCATACGATCAATGAATTTTAGAGCTAGTTTATATCATTCGATCCTTGTATACTAGGATTTTGTGGAAAACTCTACATAAATGATTTTTTATGTTCCTTTTTGTATTCCTCTATGAAGACCGTGACCTGGATTCAAAAACTAATGCAGCTACGTCCAAATAGCATTTATATCCTGTTAATATGTAGCTGCTGTTAATGATCTATTGACTTTTCCTGTTAATTTATTTATCGGATTCTGATTTATTGAGTTCTGGGAATTGCTGAGAATATGCGTAGCTTTGCTTCAAGTCTGTTTTGAATTattctaaatatttttgttcatcggaacaatttatttttaatggCCATGTTTTCTATCGGGTAACTTTGTTCAGAGTATGATGAGGATAATATGTTGATATTGCTAATAGGTGTTGCCTTCTGTGGTTCTATTTGTACAAATTTTTTTCGGATCTGATTTCAGCACTCTGATTAAATAATCAAACCATGCTTGAAATGTATAGTTTTTACAAGCATTTATAATCTCCTCAATTACATCAATGCAGATCGTGGATATTATTCCGTGGAGACTGTCACACTTTTAGTGGCCCTGAAAGTTCGATATAGAGATAGACTTACAATTCTAAGAGGAAACCATGAGAGCAGGCAGATCACTCAAGTGTAAGATTGATGTTTTGCTTTGTCAAATTAAGTGATCATAGTTTTTGTTCCTTTTGAATTGTGATAAACCTGTCCTCAAGGAGCATtagttttctctttttcattggTTCATAAGCTTGCAAGTTGTTGCGGTTATTCTAATGTGTTGGTAGAGCATGAAATAGTTTTGTCATATTTTTTGCGCAGTGCCACATTGTCAGTATTATGGTGTAATGTGGTCACTtaaaagttaaacaatcatgtATCATTTATTATAGGTTGACTTTGTTAGGAAACATTGTTGTTTGGTCGATATGGTTCACTGGAATGAGAACAAGTGATTGAGTAGAGATCATATGCTTGCATCAGAAAATCATGTCAGTGCAGAAATGAGGCTATGTTCCTTATTGCActgaaaataatttattaagcCAGTGTTAAGCGATATTCTATTCCAATTGAAAAGAGAGATTATATAACTATATAACATATATTTGAACGTCATCTGTTTCTAGGGTGGGAAACTATTGTCTTAATGCTATATCTTATCATTTAATTATAATGTGGGACCCACTATCCAACCAAAAGTGTCAAACTAAGCGATTGAAACAATCCCTGTTGTCTAAGTATTTGATTGTGATCTAAATATGAGATATTCACTGCTTTACTACTTATAAGCCGCCCAACAAAATGAATGTCAAATGATGTCACCATTGAGGGAAAAATGGGTGTATTTGGTGATCATTTTCTGCTGGTTATATAAGTTGGATATTATGCTTAATCACCCATGGTAGGCTGAATTTGTCCTGAAAATGAGTAAATTAGGTGATCATGTATTTTGTTCCCATGAGCCTCTTACCCCGTGTCATTTGTGACTGAATTTGCAGATTGCTAATTATTTTGCTATCGAAAATTAATTCATCCTTGGTTTAATTCCACTTTCAGCTATGGCTTCTACGATGAGTGCTTAAGAAAATATGGAAATGCCAACGTGTGGAAGTATTTTACTGATCTTTTTGATTATCTACCTCTCACAGCCCTCATAGAGAGCCAGGTGGGATTCGTTTGCTGACTAGTCATCTACATGGATTTAACTAGGTCTTCACTTCTAACTGTAAGAACTGTCTTGTAGATCTTCTGTTTGCATGGTGGACTTTCGCCATCTCTGGATACTTTAGATAATATCCGAGCTTTGGACCGTATACAAGAGGTATGGCCTAATGCTTGTCATATTTACTTCTGGATTGAACAATATcagaaattcgttttttttgCCAATCATTGTTGTTATGCTTCATCAAATCTTCAACTAGGTCTCGAGGATTTTAAGGAACAATTGATGAGGTATCCTGGTAGTTATTGCCTCTTCAACTAGGTCTTGAGGGTCTTAAGGAAGAAACCATGTCAAACTATTAGACCTTTGTCTTCTACGTGTCACAATGCTGGAGTTTTCAAGAATTTTATAACATGCACTATGATGAGATTGTAGAGCCTTGGAGAGCTCAATGTTTGGTCCAAAATTGAACttgaaaattaaaatatgtGCTTTTTCTTCTAGGGTTCTACCTGGTTAGTCAGTTTAGGGTTTAAAACTTTGATTTTCTTATTACagtagaaataaaaatatcgattagcatgaaattttattggaacttaattttttcttttgacCCAAGTGtgaatttaatttatatttccttcttctttgcGCAGTCCATCGATTTCTTTGAAGTCATTGTAGAATTTCTTTGATACTAATGGTGTTTTTGTCTGATTTGGTGTACAAGTAGGTTCCACATGAAGGACCGATGTGTGATCTCCTGTGGTCCGATCCTGATGATAGATGTGGATGGGGGATCTCTCCTCGGGGTGCTGGCTACACATTTGGTCAGGATATAGCTGCACAGTTCAACCATACCAATGGCCTCACTCTCATTTCGCGAGCTCACCAGCTTGTCATGGAAGGGTACAATTGGTGTCAGGTGAATGAACCTATAtaagatttttattttcttttttccacCTTGTTGTTCTCTCATTGTCTTATTGAAaccaaatattaatttctacTGCAGGAAAAGAATGTGGTAACTGTATTTAGTGCCCCAAATTATTGCTACCGATGTGGTAATATGGCAGCTATTCTAGAAATTGGGGAAAACATGGACCAAAACTTCCTGCAATTTGATCCTGCACCCCGGCAAATTGAGCCAGACACCACACGCAAGACCCctgattattttttataatttacatGTTTCTACCGGCTGTTTGTAATCCTTGTTTGTTGCTGTATCACTGTAGATGTGTCTTTAAAAAGAGGAGGGTTTTTTTTATTGCTTAAGATGAGGTTTGATCGACAACATAATTCTTTATTTGGAGTTTGTCTTGCTGCTGCTCTATTTGATGTGCTCAAGTAAATCATAGGGAAGTTGACAGTAGGCAGCAATGGCCCATGTATTGTATATTTTCAGAGGAAGCAGCAATTATATATTGTTCTGTAATTCTGTAATTTTTACAAATTCAATGT encodes:
- the LOC136218104 gene encoding serine/threonine-protein phosphatase PP2A catalytic subunit, with the translated sequence MPSHGDLDRQIAHLMDCKTLPEAEVRTLCDQARAILVEEWNVQPVKCPVTVCGDIHGQFYDLLELFRIGGNSPDTNYLFMGDYVDRGYYSVETVTLLVALKVRYRDRLTILRGNHESRQITQVYGFYDECLRKYGNANVWKYFTDLFDYLPLTALIESQIFCLHGGLSPSLDTLDNIRALDRIQEVPHEGPMCDLLWSDPDDRCGWGISPRGAGYTFGQDIAAQFNHTNGLTLISRAHQLVMEGYNWCQEKNVVTVFSAPNYCYRCGNMAAILEIGENMDQNFLQFDPAPRQIEPDTTRKTPDYFL